The sequence CATGGCCTATGACTATGCCAGGGAAGTAAGTAATGGGGAGGAGCTAGACACCCTGATCTCAGACCCAGATGAGATGAGGATGCAGGCCCTGCTCATTAGAGAGCGCATCCTAGGTCCCTCCCACCCTGACACCTCTTACTACATCCGCTACAGGGGAGCTGTATACGCTGACTCTGGGAATTTTGAGCGCTGCATTAACCTTTGGAAGTATGCCCTTGACATGCAGCAGAGCAACTTGGACCCCCTCAGCCCCATGACAGCCAGCAGCCTGCTGTCCTTCGCTGAGCTCTTCTCCTTCATGCTCCAGGACCGTGCTAAAGGCCTTCTGGGCACCTCGGTCTCCTTCAACGACCTCATGGGCATCCTCAGTAAGAGTGTGCTGGAGATTGAACGTGCGGTGAAACAAACTCAGCCTGACCCGGCTCAGCTCAGCAAGGCCCTCTCCATTATCCTGCATCTCATCTGCCTGCTGGAGAAGGTTCCCTGTACCGTGGAGCAGGACCACTTCAAGAAGGAGACCATCTACAGGTTCCTCAAGCTGCAGCCCTGCGGGAAGAATGGCTACAGCCCGCTCCACCTGGCCGTGGACAGGAACACCACCTGCGTGGGCCGCTATCCTGTCTGTAAGTTCCCCTCTTTCCAGGTCACCTCTATCCTACTGGAGTGTGGGGCGGACGTCAACTGCCGCGACGAGGACAACAACAGCCCCCTGCATGTGGCCGCCTCCAACAATCACCCGGACATCATGAACCTGCTGATCGCCTGCGGCACGCACTTTGACAGCACCAACTCCCTGAAGCAGACGGCCTGCGACCTGCTGGACGAGAAGGAGATGGCCAAGAACCTGATCCAGCCCATCAACCACACCACCCTGCAGTGTCTGGCTGCACGGGCTATCATCAAGCACAGCCTCTGCTACAGAGGCAACATCCCAGAGAAGTTGGAGGCCTTTGTGCTTCTCCACAGATAATGACTATTAAAGATGTGTGTGCCACCATTCTCCTCGCCCCATGTGCTCTCTTTTTGATTGTATTGAAGTCCATGATGAACATTGTGTGAACTTTCCTTTTCCCCCCTTCGAAGACAGAATTAAAAAGCAACTGCCCCTAAAAAGCAACTTCTTGTTTTGAAAacagcctatgtggcatcgatatgagtcaaacatttattttagtgtcaaagttgactacaaagtgtaaataggataattttggtcatagtCTGTCTCGTCCCAAAACTGAGATTTGCGCGATGATAGGAAAAAATGGTATGTCACGGAATGAGGAGTACCCTAACATTTTTTGGGTTGGGTTTATTTCAATCCTTCCCACAGCCCACAGCACCCATCTAATCATCAATTTGAAGCAGAGCTGCACGCAACCATAGTAATTCCCATGGCCAATTTGGTTTGATATTAGATATTTctatggggctagttagggaccatcaacCATCAACAAATGACCCAATGTACATGGCTGAAAAAataggccaaatcaggaagtgcagcCCCCCTTTATAGCTCTGTGGCAAAcagatggggatttttttaaatATGCGCATGCACAATAGTTTTAGCTTACTAATGTCTACATTTTCCATGCTATTTATTAAGATATCATTGAGAGATTTCTCCATGCCCCcatctctttgtttctttctATCTATGCAAAGATGGTGGAATGCTGGGACTTTTTTCCATTACTATGTTGCCAAGACTCTTAACTTTAATCATACATTCTTTATGCTCTCATTCAGTGGTTATGTTGTCATGGTTTTGTATCGGCGTAGTTGAGTGTAATGGAATCAACTCATTTCTCTATCAAAACCATGAAGCTTTATGAAGTGGTAATGTTTGCAAATACCATAAGTGCTTTATTCCTCCTATGCACAGGCTATGATATGCCACTGTTCTGTGTTAGCATTATATGTGGTGACTGCCTGTTCCTTTGTTGCCATCATTTGTTACACTAAGCAAAGAGGGATGTGACAATTGCTGAATGCTGTTCAATTGGTAGTGTTGCGTGGTTTCATGTGTTAACTGTAAAAGGTAATTGTGTGTAGGTTTTGAGTAGGAGTGTATGCAACCCTTCATGTTATTGATCTTTGAACCTGAATTTGTTCTATGGTGAGCTGAGCACAAAAACAATAGACATCGGTTCGTTGGATACTAGTATGGCCGTGCATGTAGTTTGAGTTTACAGGAAATTCATTGACATCTGAGCTTTGTACGGCATATCAATTATCGTATAAACTCTTCAGAGCTCTGACTAACCCAAACGTGGAACCTTTATATTTGTCCAATTGTATTCTAATTGCAAAGAGGGGAGGCCTTGTACAGTGGGGCTGAGCTTTGTGAAATAACCTTGCACATTAGCTTCATTTGTGTGGTTTAAAGGGCTTTTCATATTTTTAGAAATACATTTCGCTAAGGACCGAACCATACAAAAGTACAGTTCCACCAGGGAACTTGCTTTAATTCTGCACTTTATTACAACAGACTTTAAGACTTCATATAACAAAGTGACATATCAAGTTAATATTTTAACAACCGATTTGACAATAAACCCATATTGCACTTGTCCTCATTGCCCCAGTGTTATGATTCAGCCCCAGATAGCTATGCAACAGGATGAAACTTTTGTAGTGACTTCCCTAcagacacaaaaaaaaaaaatcccagcaGTTAAAAATGTTGCACAGTTACTTTTCTGTTCTTTTGATGAGTCATGGTGAGTAATGTATGTAGCAAGTAGGGTGATACTCTATGACCACAGTAGGCCTGTGTAGCTGGCCATGGTTGGTTATATTATTGGTTTTCTCACTGTTCCACTTGTCTATCTTATTTGTGTAAAACATGGGTTAAGTGTCAACTTGGGGTTCTTTGTCATATGTTTGATCTCTTCAACATTTCTCAACTCTGCTGAACAGTAGCCTAACTCTTCTCTGGAATGTTCTCAAGTGCTAATTTAAAACTGAAACAAGGTTGTTTTCTACATTGGTTGATTGCACATGTTTATACTTGCAGTAGCTGTAGTCTGTCAAGTATGGaagtaaatcaaattgtatttgtcacatgcgctgaatacaactgttgtagaccttacagtgaaatgcttacttacaagcccttaacacttatttttcttaagggcattgttggttaagtaaaaaataagttacaaataattaaagagcagcagtaaaataacaatagcgaggctatatacagggtaccagtacagagtcaatgtgcggggtcactggttagttgaggtaatatgtacagaaCCGTTCAAAGGTTATgggtcacttcgaaatgtcctcgttttttaaagaaaagccctaaaaattgtccactaaaataacatcaaattgatcagaaatacagtgtagacattgttaatgttgaaaatgactattgtagctggaaacggcaaattttttatggaatatctacagagaatatggtacagaggcccattatcagcaaccatcactcctgtgttccaatggcacattgtgttagctaatccaagtttatcattttaaaaggctaattgatcattagaaaaaccttttgcaattatcttagcacagctgaaaactgctgtccttattaaataagcaataaaactggccttatttagactagttgagtatctggagcactagcatttgtgggtttgattacaggctcaaaatggccagaaacaaatatatttcttctgaaacttgtcagtctattcttgttctgagaaatgaaggctattccatgcgagaaatgccaagaaactgaagatctcatacagctctgtgtactactcccttcacagaacagcgcaaactggcccttaccagaatagaaagagtgggaggccctggtgcacaactgagcaagaggacaagtacattagagtgtctagtttgagaaacagacgtctcacaagtcctcaactggcagcttcattaaatagtacccgcaaaacacaagtctcaaagtcaacagtgaagaggtgactccgggatgctggccttttaatgtacctgtcctcttactc comes from Salmo salar chromosome ssa20, Ssal_v3.1, whole genome shotgun sequence and encodes:
- the LOC106580179 gene encoding protein fem-1 homolog C codes for the protein MDLQTAVFNAARDGKLRLLQKLLENKTGLEVTKLMAEKTNGATSLLMAARYGHLDLVEYLLECCCAPVEVGGSVNFDGETIEGAPPLWAASAAGHLKVVQSLLGHGASVNSTTLTNSTPLRAACFDGHLDIVKYLVEHKADLEVANRHGHTCLMISCYKGHKEIAQYLLEKDADVNRKSIKGNTALHDCAESGSLEIMKTLLKYGATMERDGYGMTPLLSASVTGHTNIVDYLTQHQQTNHMERINALELLGATFVDKKRDLLGALKYWKRAMDLRYSDSKHVLNKAEPKQLIMAYDYAREVSNGEELDTLISDPDEMRMQALLIRERILGPSHPDTSYYIRYRGAVYADSGNFERCINLWKYALDMQQSNLDPLSPMTASSLLSFAELFSFMLQDRAKGLLGTSVSFNDLMGILSKSVLEIERAVKQTQPDPAQLSKALSIILHLICLLEKVPCTVEQDHFKKETIYRFLKLQPCGKNGYSPLHLAVDRNTTCVGRYPVCKFPSFQVTSILLECGADVNCRDEDNNSPLHVAASNNHPDIMNLLIACGTHFDSTNSLKQTACDLLDEKEMAKNLIQPINHTTLQCLAARAIIKHSLCYRGNIPEKLEAFVLLHR